The following nucleotide sequence is from Pungitius pungitius chromosome 6, fPunPun2.1, whole genome shotgun sequence.
GTAAATTTTGTATGTACAGATTTCCAATCAAAACTCAATTTAAATTTCTGCTCTGAGGAAAATATTTGAACCCTGATGTTCTTTTCCACTTCCAGCGTGTTCCAGACGTTCCTCTCCCCAGCATTACTTTCCACCTCCAAGACCCCTCGATCCCTCCTGGAGGAGCTCCAAAGGGAAGCGGCATACAGATGCCACGTCATGTGACTCAGTTCCATCATCTGCTGCGTGCGTCCAGTTGGCCTCTGACGGCCTAAAGCTCCAGTGGGGTCTTACATCTGCTAGAATACAGCAGCAGATTGTTGTCACTTTAAAAAGACATACTGctacatgaataaacacacattcTGCCAAAATGTCATGTGACATAAGGtcacaaacattttaaagcgTCAATAGTCGGATGGGTTAGGGTTCCACATCTgattttttaaaacactttcaTGAAGTTTCTGCTTTAGACAGGagttgaatttttaaaaattctggGGATTTCGAaattcttttcttcttcatgtttGACAAATCCCTTTGCAGAAAAAGAGATTAAAGTGCTCAAACCTTCATGTCAGCATTCACTCCACGCTTTGTCATCTCACCCATTATCTTCATAAATAACTTTTCAGGATTAATAGAAACAGCGTGAGCTGAAAACACTCGCACTGTAACACATTAGCATACTAATTAAAATACCAGCATATCCTCCCACTCGCTAACACAGCTCCCCCTTGGTCTTTCTTTGACCTCCGACCCCTCCGTGCTGCAACGATGACACTGATTTCATTATTGTTCACAGATGTAATTAACGAGCAGGCGGAGCGGCAGGTGCTGAATATCAATGGCTGAAGTGTGTTAAAGATGTGAAGTCCGCTCCTCCGTCCTCCCACATCTTCTCACCCGTccatcagtgggggggggggtgtaaatatTAACGTCACCACAGACCATCCAACATTTATGATGACAGATGAGCTGaaagtgattttatttcagtGGATTTAATGTTCAGGGTTTCCTCAAACGAGCCGTGACATCAACATATAAATATTGAtggaggaaaaaggggaagaaagctTTTCTCCTTTGAGATTAAAACATGAAGGTGAAAGGTCAAATATAGATGAGAAGTTGACTTATTTGGATCAAAGATTCTGTTCAAGTAAAACAAGTTAAAATGCCCAACTCTGCAGCAGAAATACTCAATGTAGATACAAATGTTTAAATTTCTGCTAAAGTGTCTTAATAATTAGTGACGTGCAGGTTAATTGCCTAatctctgttgccatggaggCTTCCCGGTGAAATCCCCACACAATCTGTTACAGAAACTGCCGGCAGAAGATGCTCCGCTaccggtgggtgggggggtgctctGACCCgaatagagtttttttttttttaacatccagCAGGTAGTGGACGGGGAGCTCAGGTACGCTTATATACCTGTCATTAATGTTCTACTTTGATTTAGGGCTGGGAACCAGTTCTGGAGCAGAGGGGGGAAGGCTGTCTGAGCTCTCTAAAATATGGAAGTCCACTCTCACAATGTCAACCAAGGAGTCCTGGTGGCACCTTTTTAtaggatttaaaaacaaactgacCTCAAAGTTCTGAGTTATGAAATCCCTCGTTGCTGTTTTAATGAATGGAATGGGTTCCAGGTGAGAAGGGCATGAGGACCAGGTGTAAGGAATGAGAGATAATCTGGACAGGATCTGGAATGAGTTAATAGAACAAGCAGGCAGGATGAAAACTAGTAAGttcattacttttttattaAGTAATGAACTGAAGTTTCATGGGGATATTTATTAGTGTAAATACTTCACACATCGCAGTAGAACTACACTCATAGTTTGCACTGGGGATTACGTAGGCTGGTACTTGTACTTAACtcaagtatttttattttataatccaATAACGCTGTATTCTTAACCTGATCATTATTTCTTCCATTGCGTTTATCAACCTAACTtgtttggattttctttttaaacattttcccacaaaaatatttagatttatttttttcctcaatcattttttacttttttccatatttttccaTGTAACATATTTTGACctcattttcaaaacatttttagaactgatatttctttttttctaaatatttttcgACATGACATTCGGAATTTGTTTCAAAACAATGCTTGacctaatatatttttttacctttttccacAGCCCCTTTTCTGGCATAACTTAATTAGACTTATTTTCcaatactttttttaacctcCATAAtcatttttgaccaaatacttttgttttgtcaaatattttacaacgtaatatatttttacttaataTTAATCGTTTTATTAACCTaatatttcttcacattttgctaaacttttttgaccttttattttgacattttctacataatattatttgacatttttcgaaatgacatattttggaaaaaaaattcaaaacctGTCAAATCTAAATTATCAAGACTTTTATTTCAGAATATTTCATGACAtcaatttttttcatttttaccaaaacattttccaacatattttttcttttacaaaatattttttaacctagttttttcttttcccatggTAGTCATTGACTTAAcagatttttttccaattattttcttactaatttttctgttttaaaaactTCAATATAAttctttaatattttttaatacattttttgactTTACATATTCAGACTttgtttcaacatttttaaaattaatattttacttttatccACAGCATTTTTCCTACATTCTGATGTTacacacaaagggggggggggctgcctgtCGCCACGGCACTGGGGCTCTACTGCTGATTGATGGCGACCTGCATCCGGGGGTGATGGATGATGGCGGAGAGGGGACGAGGTCATGGTGGACATGAGTTTGTACTGATAAGAAGttcacccacccccctccaccggGGACAGTGTCCGGGCATGCCCCCCCCGTATTGAAAGGTCATGAACCTGTGATCGATAAGGAAGAGCAAAGGGGGCAGATATTaaactgacagacacacactattgTACTTTCTTTGTAAAGTCTTTGTGTAGACTTTACAACAATGTCACATCTTCCTCACTCAGCGTTGTCCTAGTTATTGTGAAATGTCGTCAatatgcaaaaaatattttaatttacaaCAATGGTGTGCTTACatcatgaatacatgaatactaTACTTTTCTTACTAAAACGTCTCCATTTCTTTTATGCAGCTGCAGTAGAGTATGTTGATGAACCAGTTGGTATATATTTAGCATTCTGTAGTTATTGGTTTGTATTGATCGGCTGATCGGCAGATCTCAGATCAGATCAGTGTTTGGATCAGTGTGACAGCATTTTAATCCCCATGAAACACCGTTTCACACGTCAACATTGGGAGCATGCCTCGCGCTGACAGCCGGAGCGCCATTCCATCACCGCCAAACTATCGCTTACAGTCCagtgacatttcatttttcatggcCTATCCCCCCGCCCCTCATCCCCCTTCACGTAGCGACAGCGCGGCATTCTGGGTTGTCCAAGGCGCGCCCCGTACGTCGCCGGTGACGGGTCATTTATTTCTCTTCTAAAACTCTGACAGCAGGAAGGCGAACAAACACATTCCCACAAAGGAGACTTTCCTCAGAAATGTCCtccgggggtggagggggggggggggcaaacaacgcgtttaatttaacatttaataggTTGTCATAACATGGCAGACGGTCCGTGGGAGTGATTGAAGAaaccattaccccccccccacacacacacactgtggtggtgtgtggggggggggaactcatgAATGCTAAGTGTGTCTTTGAATGTAACAGCAGCGACTCACACCTGCAGCAAGATTAACTGTCACCAGTCTGAATGCATTAGGCTGtgctgcttttcaaaataaaagacacatACACATGTCTGTATTTTATATTCAGCTCAGTCAGTCATTCGTTATTATTCAGGGTCCTATCCTTCTAGATCACATTCTTACACGCAATATCATTATAGAACAAGTTATAAAACATATTCTGTTCTGTTTATTAACTCAAATACAGACCGAGTGcaggtttttaaaaaactaTATGAGAATATCTTATTCTTGGGCTTTACCGCAAGCTCATTCGGGCTACTTTAAGTCCCAGAGTTCCTCTAATGTTCCTTAGCCTTTTCTAGTCTGTAGAAAAGAGTTTGTTCTACTcagtgtgattgacagcagagatgatcagaggagcagagtttGTACCATTATCATTTAGTCTTGGACTAAAGAACGGGTagagtttctcagtgaagcAGCAGCCAGTAAAGGAGTAGATCAGAGCTGCAGCATCAACGTCATAAAAGGAGACCAGACCCTCCTCATAatccacaaacacccccaccttctCAGGCCGGGACCCCAGAGGGAGACGGACTGGAGGGTCATCAAGAGCAAAGTACTCAATCTCATTCCTCAACCACATCGTCCAGTAACCATTCTGAGGAGACAGTGAGATGTTTCCCTTCCTGTTGATGGACTCTCCCACGACTCCTAACGCCCAGCCAGTCTTCCCTTTAACCTGAACCTCGTAGTAAAATCTACCTGAAGATAAACTCTGCTTTCCTAAGACAATAACATGAAAATTAAACCTCTCTGGATTGTCTGGGAGATTCTTCTTTACATCTCCATGTTTAACTTGTTTTCCATCATCAGAGAGGATGAGGTAAGGATTTGCTGTATCAGGATCGAGTGTCACATCCACTGCAGACTGCTGGACTCTCTtcagctccagcagcttcttcatctctttactgagcttctcctccagcagcttcttcatctgtttacggagcttcttctccagctggttCACAGCTCTCACGACAGTCCCCTCATATGAAGGtggactgactctgactcctgtCCAGTCCTTGGTGGGTGGAGCAGTGTTCAGGGTCCCGAAgctctggaggaggtggaggtggtcttcagagcgtgagagctgctccacctcagtgcttctcttcttcagctCAGAGATCTCCTGTTCCAGCTCTTTGATGAAGCCTTCagcctctttctgtgtctttctctgcttctcttttatGGTGTCCATGAGCTCCACCTGGCTTCTCTCAACAGACTCCTTCAGAGCGCTGAAGACCAGGACACCTTCTACTACCTCTCTGTCTGCTTGTACCTCGCTGAGCTTCACTGAATGTTTGATCTCCTGAATCATCAGTCGTCTCTTCTGGATcatctgctggacttcagcctCAGTCTTCCCCAGCTCGGCCTTCTTTCCTTCATATTCTTCTCTCAGAGGAACAACATCATGGTTCTTGTGGTCTAAAACAGTGCAGAGCTTGCAGACACACATCTGGTCGGCCTTACAGAACAGCTCCAGCAGTTTATTGTGCTTCGTACACATCCTGCCTTCAAGGTTCTTCACTGGGTCCATCAGCTGATGTCTCTTCAGACCTGACATAGTCAGATGAGGCTCCAGGTGAGCCTCACAGTAGGAGACCAGACACACCAGGCAGGACTTGAGGGCCTTCACTTTGGTTCCAGTGCAGACGTCACAGGGAACTTCTCCTGGTTGGGCAGCTTgttgctctgagctgctgctgctggctttctgtTGAGCTGACAGTCTGAACTGAGCAGCCATCTCAGAGATGAACGTGTTGACCTGCAGCTCAGGTCTGGTGTAGAAGACCTTTTTACAGTTGGGACAGTTAGGTGGGACATTAACGTCCCAGTGGTGAGTGATGCAGGCTTTACAGaagttgtgtccacatggtgtggtgactggatgagtgaacacatccagacagatggagcacaggaacTGATCTTCAGTCAGAAGACAGCTGGCAGCAGACATATTGACGCTCTGAGGAGGAAGTGTGGAGAAAAAACAATGTTGattgtttgtttaataaaatcaaACTATGATTTGTAGAATAAATATAGTCATTCTGATATATGTTATTTAATTTCTCTTCTCGCGATATGATATGAATACACTGGCGTCTATCAAAATAGTATCAAAACAAATATGCTTCTAAATGTCATTTTCCTGATTTGGCTTTTAATTTGAATATGTGATATACGAGAGACAAAGCCTCCTCTGCCAGTTTTTCTTCCAACTCTCTTTCTCcagccttcaccccccccccccccccccccgtcacgtcctcctccacctcctcagtccCAATTACAAACCACACCCCTGGTCCCGCAGAGCCAGAGTCCAGACCTTGTGTCTGCATTTCTATGTGTATTCCTGAGATAGACAGGGGGGCCCGTGGACCGGGGACTTTGTGGGGACAAAATGAttggagcagggaggaggccttCAAACGGCCGGATGATGTTcgggtggaggagaggacaagCGGAGGATGGTCGAATCCCCTTTCAAATGACAACAAGTcagatacaaacaaacacaaacacacagccataGCCTTGCTGTACAAGGGCGGAGCCAACAGGGCAGTCCAAAGGTTATTGCTCCTCTCCTCGAATAACTCAAGCAAAGTCAACACTTGAATGAAAGGAATTCTAAGTGCAAATATGTATCTGGGATATAATTAGATTATGCACTTTACTCAACTACAAGGTCATAAAGATTGCCTATTCGGTTTGGCTTTTGATTAAGAAGAATAAGGTTTTGACGTGAGGAACgtaaggagcctccagcagctcttcatCCAGCtcatcaagctagcgttagctcgctaacaacagcagtaaagcagttagcaagactaaacACActtgcacatctactgtgggttatacggtagttaATGTTATGCCTGTAAAGCAGTGATCACTGCTTGCGGTTGCGGACCCATTTTTAATGGGTCCCGGGCCTTTgcctgggaaaataaaaaattgaattAAGTGTCTTTTTGCCAGCTTGTCGTCCATGTcccagcagcgtgtgccaggttgggtcaaaccattctgatatgggggagacattgggtttttaggatagttaaacatcctgaatataaaatataaaattcagcttatggtcttgattttgaatacatttgagaagttgagaatgttcctcgatttgggtcaccgcttgtcattaaggggtgatggtggatcccggagccagaccagttgagaaccactgctgtaaagggagacacacagtaATCCATTaaactaagaagcctctaagtcaggggtccccaaacctgttcctgtgagggccagataacttttcccttctctggagggggccggggtcagaaaaagtgtgacgattgcagtgggtgcctaaatgtaaacatttattgttttccagaaagccacatctaaccaaataataataacccaaatgtggaggcgggccgtatccggcTCCACCGGTTTGGAGACCACTGctataatgcattcatttacaaatgccattttagaAATTTAGGGTATATTGGGACATCAGGTAATTTGGGACAGCATAaggaaaaagtattttacttCTGCCTTGAACAGGCTATGGTAAAGTTAGGTGCTAATACTTATGAAGCATATAACTAAAGCCACATGACATAACGtaggtgacatcacacaggGGTGTGTGGTTAGCATCAAACAGGAAGCAACCCCTACAAAAAATGTCCCAATATACCTGAATCCACCCTAGAACTTGGTAATTTTTTTGCTCTATTTAGTGTtgtatacatttacttaacttgcactacaatgatggtaatactttaatgaataagcttcgATGTGGGGGTGTGTACgataaaacaaatcctgttaaattGTCAGAttttttatgaatgaatatGTTCAAAgagcaacctgtactttctgaagtatttttacaatatgaatttgcagttctgttttagaataaaggctttaaaaaaaaaatctgattcatcgattaatcaaaaaaataatcgaCCGATTAATCGcttatcaaaataattgttagttgcagccccaGTTGGTGcgatataagaataaaataggatgaagaaaaataagataaaatatacAAGCAAAAACTGAATCAATATAAATGGATAAAATGTAGGAAGATGAGCCAGTTGCCTGGAGGGGATTGAACTACTGCAGATACCTGACTCCTCCGAGGCGTGGCTGGCCAACCAGGGAGGGGAGTACAATAAGGTCACCTAGCCTACCAGGGGAACCAGTGAAGAACCCAAGTGGAAGCCACTAGGGTCACTTTTAGAGTGGACTAATAACACCCGGGGGTTTAGTAAGGGTCAGTAGAAAAGAGATCAGTGGTGGATCTGCAACACAGGGATTGGTGAGAAATGGTGCCACCTAGACCACCAGTCAAGGTTGTTCAAGGGGATCCTGGCCTGGACTCCGCTTCACCACCAGCTGTGATCTCTCTCGATACCGccaacctcccaccacaccaCACCAGAATTAAAGAGAACTTTTACTCCTTTGGACGTTGCTTGGCGCATGTGTGTCAACTGAGAATTTTTCTAACACCCTTTGACCCAAATGCTCCATTCCGGAAAAATGTTGCACAGTGGtttgtcaccatggaaacatatggACATACATACGTGTTTTAACACTTATCTTATCagtttaattgttttaatatttgcttgtatatttttatcttatcttatttaACTTTATcttattcttatattgcactAATTCACTAAGTCAAGTTCCTCTATGTAGCAAtgaatggcttctgattctgattcttcAGGTACACAGATATAGTGACGAATCGTGGATGATCGTCCTGTAATACATTGAGTATTACAGACTaagctggtggaggtggatcacTCGCTTTTACATGAAATAGTAGAATTCATCAGATTTGTGATTTACTGTTATACACGTAGTTTGTTTCATTGCAGCATCTGATGGAccagagcaaaataaaaattaatttgaataaaGATCTTTAGTGTCAGCATCAGTCTCAGAGTCATCGCTGAGTGGAACTTCCTGTCTGGGTGGAGCTAGCTGAGGTCTGAATTCTAACAAAGAAACAGGTGTGTGAGTTAGcttaagctaacgctagctgtgaCTGTGTTCCGTCTCACTTTAACTATCCAGAGTTCAGTCTCTGTGGTTTGGTTTCTCTGATGTTTTATctaaaagacacatttctaCGGCTTAATGTTCTTTATGTGATAAAAGCAGACGTCCAACAGTCAGATTGTGGTGTGAACTAAACGTGGAGCAGATGTTTAGTTCATGTATCTAGTCTTTGTAGAGCAGCGTACTCACCAGAGTTTGTCACAGATCCTGTTGTGTTGTTGATGAGAAGCTGCTGGATTCAGTTGTTTCtttggagagaaacagagaggctCGTCTGGACTAAAGCTCTGCTTCACTCACAACTACTTTACTTTACCTTCAGTGTGACCTttgagtcctcctcctctcagggagggaggtggaggaagtattcagctcctcctctgaagtaaaagtactgatATCATGTTTGTAGCGTCTCGGGCCCTGTGAggaccttctctctctctctctaaaaagCTTTGTGATCATGTGTTTCCAGCTGATCCTAAAGGCTTTTTGAAAAGTTTATTTATATGAGGTGAGAATATTTATCATATAAAAACTATATTCGCTCTGTGAAACTTTCCAGGCGATTTAAACCTCAACAGATAGAAGACAATAATAATCTGAATTCTATCAAGGATTTAGAGATACTTTATTCCTCGGCTGTCTCTGAGGACACAAACCACCACTTATATAACTACaaattgtgtttaatttatCTTACCGTTATTGATCTAATTTTATACCTTTTAACTAATAACACACAAATTGCAATTCTAACACTGATGATCATTATCACACATTCTAATTTCCACCACTAGGTGTGCTCTTCTGTTAAATTAGCAAGATGAAACACACGCTTGTGACACTTAAACAAGTTGTTACACTAATAATTAACAGGtttaacactaataattgtacatttataaaattacACAGCAGAATTGCATCCTGGGTACAGCTCGCTCAGTAATATTTGTTCACTATCACAACAAGAAGAAACTCTGTTcgtacatgaaaacacggaaaagagcgacgcaggaggaacaacgagggACCAGATATGCAGCAACACAACTTgggcccaagagaggagctgcgtctgtttggagggtttctGGTTTTGAAAAATCCCACATAAattagatcagaaaacaatttgattgaatgtgtttaatcaaaaataaatacagtgaaatactgTGATACTGTCAGAATGTTACAAAATACCATATATTCATTTTTGGCCATACGGCCGAGCCCTGATCAACATCAGATACAATTTGATaccaaaatgaataaacactttGTTTCATTTACCCCTAAAAACATACCAGACAGAGATGTTAAATCACCTGAATACGTTACACAATCCAGTTTAGCTATAAATTAGATAGTTTTACTGGATCGTTCATGTCAGGGTGTCCTAACCAGGACAGTTTTTAGCTACCTAGAAAACTAttgataaaaatgattgtgtaatgTATTCAGGTGATTTAAGGGTGTTAAAGTAAGCGTAAAGTATTGAGTCATTGAACCCCTTCCTGTACTTTGAGGatttgtgtattatttatgATTCTTCTATATATTATTATGTAACAAATACTCAGTCAATGAGCTTAAGATACTTATATTTTCTCTCAAGGACGTTATCCACTAATTTCCACAACACAGTCTCTGGGCCGGACtctctgaatatatatatatatat
It contains:
- the LOC119196659 gene encoding zinc finger protein RFP-like, which codes for MSAASCLLTEDQFLCSICLDVFTHPVTTPCGHNFCKACITHHWDVNVPPNCPNCKKVFYTRPELQVNTFISEMAAQFRLSAQQKASSSSSEQQAAQPGEVPCDVCTGTKVKALKSCLVCLVSYCEAHLEPHLTMSGLKRHQLMDPVKNLEGRMCTKHNKLLELFCKADQMCVCKLCTVLDHKNHDVVPLREEYEGKKAELGKTEAEVQQMIQKRRLMIQEIKHSVKLSEVQADREVVEGVLVFSALKESVERSQVELMDTIKEKQRKTQKEAEGFIKELEQEISELKKRSTEVEQLSRSEDHLHLLQSFGTLNTAPPTKDWTGVRVSPPSYEGTVVRAVNQLEKKLRKQMKKLLEEKLSKEMKKLLELKRVQQSAVDVTLDPDTANPYLILSDDGKQVKHGDVKKNLPDNPERFNFHVIVLGKQSLSSGRFYYEVQVKGKTGWALGVVGESINRKGNISLSPQNGYWTMWLRNEIEYFALDDPPVRLPLGSRPEKVGVFVDYEEGLVSFYDVDAAALIYSFTGCCFTEKLYPFFSPRLNDNGTNSAPLIISAVNHTE